In Candidatus Bathyarchaeota archaeon, a single genomic region encodes these proteins:
- a CDS encoding ABC transporter permease: protein MENGFRRNWMTRFWAIVEYELLWNIRKKKFIGVVAIAFALTTLSLILPVILYNIIGQQLQQNPDHVINTGAGIGGLGMFLFAVAIAMNSISGEFESGSIVPLLTKPVSRTMIFLAKLFAAFITLLSAYTVLFAYQTIGGIIIYGPQNNLHLLPLSLLGTTLSTFVWIAIVLAIGSISKSSLISALGTFGIFMALSISHPIILLFSDQAWILNYIPGNGVTGYILGAAGQTTFTPGLAISTGTDNIAANLVNYALYPSAEVKFYKMSLRGQYPQLLYSEPISIVLARSILVASAYIIALLAASWYAFKNAEVME, encoded by the coding sequence ATGGAAAACGGATTTAGAAGAAACTGGATGACCCGCTTCTGGGCAATAGTCGAATACGAGCTACTTTGGAACATTAGGAAGAAGAAGTTTATAGGCGTCGTCGCCATCGCCTTCGCTCTCACCACCCTCTCCCTAATCCTACCCGTCATCCTCTACAACATTATCGGGCAGCAGCTCCAACAGAACCCCGACCACGTAATAAACACAGGAGCGGGCATAGGAGGTTTAGGCATGTTCCTCTTCGCCGTCGCCATCGCCATGAACAGTATATCAGGAGAATTCGAAAGCGGATCAATAGTCCCACTGTTGACAAAGCCAGTGTCAAGAACAATGATATTTCTAGCTAAGCTCTTCGCAGCGTTCATAACACTACTATCAGCATACACTGTCCTCTTCGCTTACCAGACTATAGGCGGCATAATCATATATGGTCCGCAGAACAATCTCCATCTCCTACCATTATCCCTGCTTGGAACAACCCTAAGCACATTCGTCTGGATCGCTATCGTGCTCGCAATAGGCTCCATCTCTAAAAGCTCACTAATTTCCGCCCTAGGAACCTTCGGCATCTTCATGGCACTATCCATAAGCCACCCAATAATCCTACTATTCTCAGACCAAGCATGGATCCTTAACTATATTCCAGGAAACGGGGTCACCGGATACATACTAGGCGCAGCCGGCCAGACAACCTTCACGCCTGGATTGGCTATATCCACAGGAACAGACAACATCGCTGCAAATCTGGTTAACTATGCCCTTTACCCATCGGCAGAAGTAAAGTTCTATAAGATGTCGTTGAGGGGACAGTATCCGCAGCTTCTTTATTCTGAGCCCATCTCCATAGTCTTAGCAAGATCGATCCTAGTTGCCTCAGCATACATCATAGCACTACTAGCAGCATCATGGTACGCCTTCAAGAATGCAGAAGTTATGGAATAG
- a CDS encoding ABC transporter ATP-binding protein — protein sequence MGLELAIETVGLTKRYGPIIAVNNLNLEVERNAIHGFLGPNGAGKTTTIKILVGLLRADEGLVRVLGQEVHGDMPETRMRMGYMPELPKFPKHLKGWELLDLYARMYGMTEQQRKEQISRLLEMVGLKGRERDLIGKYSKGMQQRLGIAQAMIGDPELVILDEPSLGLDPVGMVEVRELVKNMAKEGRTIFLSSHLLFEVEQVCTHVTIIHKGVALASSTLQNIVGNLSGHPILEVELAKPSEEVVESLKNLPFISSVEKDGNMLTIKLKTRDDVRSEVSQQITKAGGVIVSMSLKGQTLEEYFMQLIAERGQRG from the coding sequence TTGGGTTTGGAGCTGGCGATAGAGACCGTGGGCTTAACGAAGAGGTATGGCCCCATCATCGCTGTTAACAATCTTAATCTAGAAGTTGAGAGGAACGCTATACACGGGTTTTTAGGGCCTAATGGAGCTGGGAAGACTACTACGATAAAGATCCTGGTGGGATTGTTGAGAGCTGATGAGGGGTTGGTCAGAGTTCTCGGTCAGGAGGTACACGGCGATATGCCTGAGACCCGGATGAGGATGGGCTATATGCCTGAGCTCCCGAAATTCCCGAAGCATCTGAAGGGCTGGGAGCTCCTAGATCTTTATGCGAGAATGTACGGCATGACTGAACAGCAGCGTAAGGAGCAGATTTCGAGACTTTTGGAGATGGTTGGTCTTAAGGGAAGAGAAAGGGACCTCATCGGCAAATATAGTAAGGGTATGCAGCAGCGGCTGGGCATTGCACAAGCAATGATAGGCGACCCAGAACTTGTGATCTTAGATGAGCCGAGCCTAGGCCTAGACCCCGTTGGCATGGTTGAAGTCAGAGAGCTCGTTAAGAATATGGCGAAAGAGGGAAGAACGATATTCCTGTCATCGCATTTACTATTCGAAGTTGAACAGGTCTGCACACATGTAACAATAATCCATAAGGGTGTAGCCTTAGCCTCAAGCACTCTCCAAAACATCGTAGGCAATCTTTCAGGCCACCCGATCCTAGAGGTTGAGCTTGCAAAGCCTTCAGAAGAGGTTGTAGAATCCCTAAAAAATCTACCATTCATCTCAAGCGTGGAAAAGGATGGAAACATGCTGACGATCAAGCTGAAGACTAGAGACGATGTTAGATCGGAGGTCTCGCAGCAGATCACAAAGGCCGGAGGCGTCATCGTTTCAATGAGTTTGAAGGGCCAGACCCTAGAAGAGTATTTCATGCAACTTATAGCAGAGCGGGGGCAGAGAGGCTGA